In a genomic window of Deltaproteobacteria bacterium:
- a CDS encoding 3-deoxy-manno-octulosonate cytidylyltransferase has product MSKEKQVIAMIPARMASTRFPGKPLADICGKTMIEHVWQRTRMNKKVASVFIVTCDREIRETAMNFGADVVMTSDKHERCTERIAEACGKLLDEGKEFDVVLVIQGDEPLLNPAALDLLIQPFSEDEQVSCVNLIELLESEDEIRNRNNVKTVSDPDNFVLYFSRLPIPDGATRQHYKQLGIYGLRKEVVVKYSKMKQTPLEIAESVDMMRFIEHRVPIKAVLSPFKTYAVDTPSDREVVCAVMEKDALFLRYQK; this is encoded by the coding sequence ATGAGCAAAGAAAAACAGGTCATCGCCATGATTCCCGCCCGTATGGCCTCGACACGCTTTCCGGGCAAACCCCTGGCCGATATCTGTGGTAAAACCATGATCGAACACGTTTGGCAAAGGACGAGGATGAACAAGAAGGTCGCCTCGGTTTTTATCGTGACCTGCGACCGGGAGATCCGGGAAACGGCCATGAATTTCGGCGCGGACGTCGTTATGACCTCCGACAAACATGAGAGATGCACCGAGCGGATTGCGGAGGCATGCGGGAAGCTCCTCGATGAGGGAAAAGAATTTGACGTCGTCCTGGTGATTCAGGGGGATGAACCCCTCTTGAACCCGGCGGCGCTCGATCTCCTGATCCAACCGTTTTCAGAGGATGAACAGGTCTCCTGCGTCAATTTAATCGAACTGTTGGAGAGCGAAGATGAGATCCGGAACAGAAATAACGTCAAGACGGTTTCCGATCCCGACAACTTTGTCCTCTATTTTTCCAGGCTTCCCATTCCCGATGGAGCGACCCGTCAACATTACAAGCAACTGGGAATTTACGGGTTAAGGAAAGAGGTTGTCGTGAAATATTCGAAGATGAAACAGACCCCCCTTGAGATCGCCGAATCCGTTGACATGATGCGTTTTATCGAGCATCGTGTCCCGATCAAGGCCGTCCTCTCGCCATTCAAGACCTATGCGGTGGACACACCAAGCGATCGTGAAGTCGTCTGCGCCGTTATGGAGAAGGATGCGCTTTTTTTGAGATATCAAAAATGA
- a CDS encoding class I SAM-dependent methyltransferase — MNRLNRLGRKLQELYFGLKLFVYGRLKLPAQTKQDRRLFKKILDHLNVDVLSIFEWGSGFSSIYYADYLRKKGIPFEWHSIDSNRIWHEEIKKIVKARGLDSCVKLYLKEFQPFWEKSGWGRLPLASGAFAPQSDSEKSYIDFPKQLKRDFNVVFIDARFRRRCLQTAREIVRDNGVVILHDAHKEHYQVGLESFPFRMFIPTGSWYPFQKSPNQVWIGSKTNDVIMSRLKAI; from the coding sequence ATGAATCGCCTAAACCGACTTGGAAGAAAATTACAGGAACTGTACTTTGGCCTCAAACTGTTTGTCTACGGACGGCTAAAGCTTCCGGCACAAACGAAACAGGATCGCCGGTTGTTCAAAAAAATACTCGATCATCTCAACGTCGATGTCCTGTCGATCTTCGAATGGGGAAGCGGGTTCAGCAGCATCTATTACGCCGACTATTTGAGGAAAAAAGGCATTCCCTTTGAGTGGCATTCGATTGACAGCAACCGGATTTGGCATGAAGAGATCAAGAAAATAGTAAAGGCCAGGGGGCTCGATTCCTGCGTCAAGTTATATCTGAAAGAGTTTCAGCCTTTTTGGGAAAAATCGGGTTGGGGAAGATTGCCCCTCGCCAGTGGAGCCTTTGCCCCGCAATCGGATTCCGAAAAATCCTACATCGATTTTCCGAAACAGCTTAAAAGGGATTTTAATGTCGTCTTCATCGACGCCCGCTTCAGAAGGAGATGCCTTCAGACAGCCAGGGAAATTGTTCGGGATAACGGGGTCGTGATTCTTCACGATGCCCATAAGGAACATTACCAGGTGGGATTGGAGTCTTTCCCGTTCCGGATGTTTATCCCGACGGGATCATGGTATCCCTTTCAAAAATCACCGAATCAGGTCTGGATCGGAAGCAAGACCAATGACGTGATTATGTCCCGATTAAAAGCGATATGA